A DNA window from Fragaria vesca subsp. vesca linkage group LG3, FraVesHawaii_1.0, whole genome shotgun sequence contains the following coding sequences:
- the LOC101294254 gene encoding uncharacterized protein LOC101294254, which yields MYPEEASAIRMPSALRRLFVTLLVYGVLVGVRALWDEFAHFMVEDYTSSDDIVNRNRLLRDLNRILQQFGKNIRDYDLPQLTGELEDNIGMPRCIEDELFIHVPQEDIDAIDRLNNDQMVAFNTIMSAVDGKESALFFVDGLGGTGKTYLYRKQSALAQLVRQSTAVIWDEAPMTNRDVFELVDRTFQDIIDVELPFGGKIMIFGGDFRQVLPVIPKGTRSQLIEASIMRSSFWPATRILRLRQNMRSINDHRFGEFLLSVGDGSEQVIHDDMIRLPESMVIPWQSDQSIFQIIDRVFPNLGDHVGDARYMVDRVLITPLNDDADMLNEKIISMFPGEEISFYSFDSVEDDI from the exons ATGTATCCGGAGGAGGCATCTGCAATAAGGATGCCATCAGCTTTGAGGAGATTATTCGTTACACTTTTGGTGTATGGGGTGCTAGTTGGTGTTCGAGCATTGTGGGATGAATTTGCGCATTTTATGGTAGAAGATTATACTTCATCTGATGATATTGTAAACAGAAACAGGCTCTTACGAGACCTAAATAGAATACTTCAACAGTTTGGCAAGAACATTAGAGATTATGACCTCCCTCAATTGACCGGTGAGCTAGAAGATAATATTGGAATGCCAAGATGTATTGAAGATGAACTTTTTATCCATGTCCCTCAAGAAGATATCGATGCAATTGATCGTCTTAACAATGACCAAATGGTTGCCTTCAACACCATAATGTCTGCTGTGGATGGAAAAGAAAGTGCTTTATTTTTTGTTGATGGTCTTGGAGGAACTGGGAAAACGTATCTATATC GTAAACAGTCTGCACTGGCACAATTGGTACGACAATCCACTGCAGTTATATGGGATGAGGCACCTATGACAAATCGAGATGTGTTTGAATTAGTTGATCGAACTTTTCAGGACATAATAGACGTGGAACTTCCTTTTGGTGGTAAAATAATGATTTTCGGGGGAGATTTTCGTCAAGTCCTTCCTGTCATTCCTAAAGGAACAAGGTCTCAACTCATCGAAGCCTCGATTATGAGATCATCGTTTTGGCCAGCTACAAGGATATTGAGACTGAGGCAAAATATGAGATCCATAAATGACCACCGATTTGGGGAGTTTCTATTAAGTGTTGGCGACGGTAGTGAACAAGTCATCCATGATGACATGATAAGGTTACCAGAAAGCATGGTGATTCCATGGCAAAGCGACCAATCTATCTTTCAAATTATTGATAGAGTTTTCCCTAATCTTGGTGATCACGTAGGCGATGCAAGATACATGGTGGATAGAGTATTGATTACTCCTTTAAACGACGATGCAGACATGTTGAATGAAAAGATCATCAGTATGTTTCCTGGTGAAGAAATTTCATTTTACTCATTTGACTCTGTTGAAGATGACATCTGA
- the LOC101294546 gene encoding uncharacterized protein LOC101294546: protein MSPSERDAYLERRRAIAQGKRPRVENDPTETAAHGSEESNDRGTSSRITSDSNNPTHVHPRVRLTHIRQQAHLNRSLTNDGAVPYAARNDLPNATMNNHDENVNNVATNNDDGHTNYTEAVNIDGDQGSDSEHANGHEAQHNNVHRVPRMRRECIRYNAARDFHEERVQDFQLPSPITCPYCTSLLFHQETFSLCCMKGNIELALIQSPEMVWLFSDQTDESKKFRQNIRAYNNVFAFTSMGVHLDETINVQGRGPYTFRAQGSIYHKIGGLVPAGGRRPRYLQAYIYDTEHELQNRLSESEVLERGIVEKIQQILNEHNPFVQTFRSLGQRQDLPPCKLIIREQPSDRRQYNLPTASQVAAVIVGGDDISPNGRDFIVQTISGRLQTVKDSVGYYDPMQYPLLLPYGTYGWDINSHGNNGKEMTCCDYYAYMLQMHEGHENPLHRGGRLLQQYVVDNYVKIESQKLRWLRNNQDKFRTDVRQGLEDSLHSGENNAGNVGRRTILPSSFIGSPRDMYQRYQDAMALVQKYGRPDLFITMTCNPNWEEVKSQLLQGQVPQDRPDLVTRVFHAKLEQLKEDVIKKGVLGKVAAHAFVVEFQKRGLPHVHMLIMLEPNDKLNNPDEYDRIVQAEIPDQNEEPRLYDAVCTHMIHGPCGPLNPRQSCMKKGTCNKGYPKSFANFTVQGEDAYPVYQRRPNRQPVYLRGRGNMTVDNRWVVPYNPWLLLRYNCHINVEVCGSIKSVKYLYKYIYKGPDRVSLEVQSNPEFDEISQFVDARWVCAPEALWKIFKFALNKVYPTVERLQIHLPNMQQITFNAERTVEDILDDDRPKMSMLTEFFTLNQSDENAMAYLYREIPEHYRWDKDTKKWVKRIRNWKVIGRIYSVSPSEGEKFYLRVLLNHVRGPKSFLDLLTVNGALQPTFKQAAEN, encoded by the exons ATGAGCCCTTCTGAACGTGATGCATATTTGGAACGACGTCGTGCAATAGCTCAAGGAAAACGACCAAGGGTGGAAAATGACCCAACTGAAACAGCTGCACACGGTTCTG AAGAATCAAACGATCGAGGTACAAGTTCAAGAATTACATCAGACTCCAACAACCCAACACATGTCCATCCACGAGTTCGATTAACTCACATAAGACAGCAAGCCCATTTGAATAGGTCACTTACAAATGATGGAGCTGTCCCGTATGCTGCTCGCAATG ATTTACCTAATGCTACCATGAATAATCATGATGAGAACGTGAACAATGTGGCAACCAATAATGATGATGGACATACCAACTACACTGAAGCCGTGAATATCGATGGAGATCAAGGTAGTGACAGTGAGCATGCAAATGGTCATGAGGCGCAACACAATAACGTTCATCGAGTACCAAGAATGAGACGAGAGTGCATTCGCTACAATGCAGCTAGAGATTTCCATGAAGAAAGGGTCCAAGATTTTCAATTGCCCTCACCAATAACATGCCCATACTGTACATCATTGTTATTCCATCAAGAGACCTTCAGTTTGTGTTGCATGAAGGGAAATATTGAATTAGCCCTAATACAGTCTCCTGAAATGGTCTGGCTATTTTCAGACCAAACTGATGAGAGTAAAAAATTCAGACAAAATATTAGAGCCTACAACAACGTGTTTGCATTCACTTCAATGGGTGTACATCTTGATGAAACAATTAATGTCCAAGGTCGTGGACCTTATACCTTTCGTGCTCAAGGTTCTATATATCATAAAATCGGTGGTCTGGTACCGGCGGGCGGGAGAAGGCCACGGTATCTACAAGCTTATATATATGACACCGAGCATGAGCTTCAGAATCGATTGTCTGAAAGTGAAGTTTTAGAGAGGGGTATAGTGGAAAAAATTCAACAAATACTTAATGAACACAATCCCTTTGTTCAAACATTTCGAAGTCTGGGACAACGTCAAGATTTGCCTCCTTGCAAGCTCATCATAAGAGAACAACCTTCTGATCGTCGCCAATACAATTTACCAACTGCATCACAAGTTGCGGCTGTTATTGTAGGAGGTGATGACATCAGTCCAAATGGAAGAGATTTCATTGTACAAACAATAAGCGGACGACTTCAGACCGTTAAAGACTCGGTTGGATATTATGATCCAATGCAGTATCCATTATTATTGCCTTATGGAACATATGGATGGGACATCAATAGTCATGGAAATAACGGAAAGGAAATGACATGTTGCGACTACTACGCATATATGTTACAG ATGCATGAAGGTCATGAAAATCCTCTACATCGAGGAGGGCGTCTCTTACAACAGTATGTTGTAGATAATTATGTAAAAATTGAATCACAAAAGCTCAGATGGCTTCGTAATAATCAAGACAAATTTCGGACAGATGTTCGTCAGGGGCTTGAAGACTCTCTACATTCAGGAGAAAACAATGCAG GTAACGTTGGTCGTAGAACAATTTTACCATCATCATTTATTGGAAGCCCACGTGACATGTACCAGCGATATCAAGATGCAATGGCTTTGGTTCAAAAATATGGGAGGCCAGATCTTTTTATCACTATGACATGTAACCCAAATTGGGAAGAAGTTAAAAGTCAACTGCTCCAAGGACAAGTGCCACAAGATCGCCCTGATCTGGTCACCAGGGTATTTCACGCAAAATTGGAGCAATTGAAAGAAGATGTAATAAAAAAAGGGGTGCTTGGAAAAGTAGCCGCACATGCTTTCGTTGTGGAATTTCAAAAACGAGGCTTACCGCATGTTCACATGCTGATTATGTTAGAACCAAATGACAAGCTTAACAACCCTGATGAATATGATCGCATTGTTCAAGCTGAAATACCAGATCAGAATGAAGAGCCTCGACTATATGATGCAGTGTGTACACATATGATTCATGGCCCATGTGGACCTCTCAATCCACGACAATCATGTATGAAAAAAGGCACTTGCAATAAGGGTTACCCAAAATCATTTGCGAATTTCACAGTGCAAGGCGAAGATGCATATCCTGTGTATCAAAGACGACCAAACAGGCAACCAGTATATTTGCGTGGTCGAGGAAATATGACTGTGGATAACCGCTGGGTGGTTCCCTACAACCCATGGTTGTTATTACGGTATAATTGTCACATCAATGTCGAAGTATGCGGTAGTATAAAGAGTGTTAAGTACTTATATAAGTATATCTACAAAGGTCCTGACAGAGTGTCACTTGAGGTGCAGTCCAACCCAGAGTTCGATGAAATTAGCCAATTTGTTGATGCAAGGTGGGTATGCGCACCTGAAGCTCTATGGAAAATATTCAAATTTGCATTGAACAAAGTATATCCAACAGTTGAGCGATTACAAATACATCTTCCCAATATGCAACAAATAACATTCAATGCAGAACGAACTGTTGAGGATATTCTAGACGATGACCGTCCAAAAATGTCAATGCTTACCGAGTTCTTCACATTAAATCAAAGTGATGAGAATGCAATGGCATATTTGTATCGAGAAATTCCAGAACATTACAGGTGGGATAAAGATACAAAAAAATGGGTTAAAAGAATACGAAATTGGAAGGTTATAGGGCGAATATACAGCGTGTCCCCCTCTGAAGGTGAGAAATTTTACTTACGTGTTCTTTTGAATCATGTAAGAGGTCCAAAATCATTTTTGGACTTGCTTACTGTTAATGGGGCTTTACAACCAACATTCAAGCAGGCAGCGGAGAACTGA